From one Streptomyces sp. N50 genomic stretch:
- a CDS encoding thiamine pyrophosphate-binding protein, which translates to MQPASSLIETSGATTAETLLNALVTRGHSHFTGVPCSLLKGLFRLLEEPGCAATYIPAAREDSALGVASGLAVAGARPVVLMQNSGLGYSLNVLTSFNLIYDVHLPIIVSWRGHDGNDAVEHDVIGRELTRLLDVFGLPWTVLDNQRPEDSVDAFLKQYDSGRSTAVLIVREGV; encoded by the coding sequence ATGCAGCCTGCTTCATCGTTAATCGAGACGTCCGGGGCGACCACTGCGGAAACCTTGCTCAATGCCCTCGTAACACGCGGGCATTCCCACTTCACCGGAGTGCCGTGCTCCCTTTTGAAAGGGCTCTTCCGGCTGCTTGAGGAACCCGGCTGCGCGGCCACCTACATACCGGCGGCCCGCGAGGACAGTGCCCTGGGAGTGGCCTCGGGCCTTGCCGTGGCGGGGGCCCGTCCCGTGGTTCTCATGCAGAACTCGGGACTCGGCTATTCGCTGAACGTCCTCACCTCGTTCAACCTCATCTACGACGTCCACCTGCCGATCATCGTCAGCTGGCGGGGACACGACGGCAACGACGCGGTCGAGCACGACGTCATCGGCCGCGAACTCACCCGGCTGCTGGACGTGTTCGGGCTGCCCTGGACCGTGCTGGACAACCAACGGCCCGAGGACTCGGTCGACGCGTTCCTCAAGCAGTACGACTCCGGCCGCAGCACCGCCGTACTCATCGTCCGGGAAGGGGTGTGA
- a CDS encoding ALF repeat-containing protein — protein sequence MARRPLTSTGQPRRFTPKVPGGRRLPALRRSVALLLPAALFTGLLGSSAPAFADTDEDGVLIPSARSEAVDYWTTGGAGVKEAAKQALLGSDEDIRKFLDDVPAIQYDDDYVDASRVINEGGPAVREAAKAALAGTPEDLRAFLKDGWKAPLEQDQEVEASKVINYGGPGVQEAGKAALRGGAAEIEKFLDTGQYDEREIDNEVAVSKLINSGGPNVKAAGKLALRGTPDDINEFLEIGQFTARDRDQEHATIEELTAQAEAAGKQAQEATDKAEADSAKAIAAAAQAEKAAEKAAKETAAAKNDSKMAAYKAQQAAAAARQAAAAAQTAIGAANEANHSARIAALAAAQTASAAAVAADAADDAYNAAIAAGKDKSKAAAAADQAKKARAAADLAKKSGQAAQKAGDASRAAATAAHAARGAGTSADAAADAADQANTAAEAAGIHSGEAKAAAAETRRHAAEANRAADAAEALANKSADAADEARDYADSAAEHADKAADAADAAATFAGTAADAAKLATTHAAAAQDAAGTATKAAATAHKVFGIARETEAEDLTTRTNAAIEVARTDKLNTIQLGSEKAGIAVLGRNLDTTRTALAAEAAEPDADIAALATKGRQLALDAMKTRGPWVRQAAADALSGTDADVVTFLRTGWDTAKQRETRDAVTELSTNSPYAGVRTAATTALTGDDETVSAFYTTGQYTAGAVDMEVEVSKLVNAGGPGVQEDGKAALADGSGKALAAFLTTGQYIARNTDEEVEASKLVNAGGPEVRSAAKVALAGPAADLHDFIAVGQYMADRKDQLAATHVAQVTGLIAQADAISATARSNAWLASQAAFAANGAADKAQDAANRAADSAREASGYAQDADASADQAQISANKAAQSATTARNAAAAADRDAAAATESAAQAQWSATYAYNSAASADSSAAQAQQSALDAGKSAADAKADATAAWKRTVDLRKQEESAARKAAEEDRKKDAAANRKPRCVPRYREGGVDYELLRCVDDGGVVASVPDDPTLTAIAWVLTNTDLLIECQENLSVTNLKCGEYLAMMFPAFGEARAVKGLADLKHFKDVKKVVEATRLGKIGELGEVVLKDGKPLGVADSPGVQMITRDEIGKVADGIRAKLGAPDQVTQVPGKGTVEVWKLDGGNVNYRNFSSSGGGGDTTIDLTKDLIKEFGFKRYHAK from the coding sequence GTGGCAAGACGACCACTCACGTCGACGGGACAGCCGAGGCGTTTCACACCGAAGGTCCCCGGCGGGCGGCGACTGCCGGCTCTGCGCAGGAGCGTCGCGCTCCTCCTGCCCGCGGCCCTGTTCACCGGCTTGCTGGGATCGTCCGCACCGGCCTTCGCCGACACCGACGAGGACGGCGTCCTCATCCCGTCGGCACGCTCCGAGGCCGTCGACTACTGGACGACAGGCGGCGCCGGCGTCAAGGAAGCCGCCAAACAGGCTCTGCTCGGTTCGGACGAGGACATCAGGAAGTTCCTCGACGACGTACCGGCGATCCAGTACGACGACGACTACGTGGACGCCAGCCGCGTCATCAACGAGGGCGGTCCGGCCGTGCGGGAGGCCGCCAAGGCGGCACTCGCGGGTACCCCCGAAGATCTGCGCGCTTTCCTGAAGGACGGTTGGAAGGCGCCGCTCGAACAAGACCAGGAGGTCGAAGCCTCCAAGGTCATCAACTACGGCGGCCCCGGTGTGCAGGAGGCCGGCAAGGCCGCTCTGCGGGGTGGCGCCGCCGAGATCGAGAAGTTCCTCGACACCGGTCAGTACGACGAACGGGAGATCGACAACGAGGTCGCGGTCTCCAAGCTCATCAACTCAGGCGGCCCCAATGTGAAGGCGGCCGGCAAGCTCGCGCTGCGGGGCACGCCGGACGACATCAATGAGTTCCTGGAGATCGGCCAGTTCACGGCCCGCGACCGCGACCAGGAGCACGCCACCATTGAAGAGCTGACCGCCCAGGCGGAGGCGGCCGGCAAGCAGGCGCAGGAGGCGACCGACAAGGCCGAGGCCGACTCGGCCAAGGCCATCGCGGCGGCCGCCCAGGCGGAGAAGGCCGCGGAGAAGGCCGCCAAGGAGACCGCGGCGGCCAAGAACGACTCGAAGATGGCCGCGTACAAGGCCCAGCAGGCAGCGGCCGCGGCACGGCAGGCGGCCGCCGCGGCGCAGACCGCGATCGGTGCGGCCAACGAGGCCAACCACTCCGCGCGTATCGCGGCGCTCGCCGCCGCGCAGACCGCTTCGGCCGCGGCGGTGGCCGCGGACGCGGCGGACGACGCCTACAACGCGGCCATCGCCGCGGGCAAGGACAAGAGCAAGGCAGCGGCCGCCGCCGATCAGGCCAAGAAGGCCCGCGCCGCCGCCGACCTGGCCAAGAAGTCCGGGCAGGCCGCGCAGAAGGCCGGTGACGCCTCCAGGGCCGCCGCCACCGCGGCGCATGCGGCACGCGGCGCTGGTACGAGCGCCGACGCGGCCGCTGACGCGGCCGATCAGGCCAACACCGCCGCCGAGGCCGCGGGGATCCACTCCGGTGAGGCCAAGGCCGCCGCAGCGGAGACGCGTCGTCATGCCGCCGAGGCCAATCGTGCCGCGGACGCCGCCGAGGCGCTGGCCAACAAGTCGGCCGACGCCGCGGACGAGGCCCGCGACTACGCCGACTCGGCCGCCGAGCACGCCGACAAGGCGGCAGATGCCGCCGACGCGGCGGCCACATTCGCCGGAACGGCTGCCGATGCCGCGAAGCTGGCCACCACGCACGCGGCCGCGGCCCAGGACGCCGCCGGAACGGCCACGAAGGCAGCCGCGACCGCGCACAAGGTGTTCGGCATCGCACGGGAGACCGAGGCGGAGGACCTGACCACCCGCACCAACGCCGCGATCGAAGTCGCCAGGACCGACAAGCTCAACACGATTCAGCTCGGGTCCGAGAAGGCCGGCATCGCCGTACTGGGCAGGAACCTCGACACCACCCGGACCGCCCTCGCCGCCGAGGCGGCCGAGCCCGACGCCGACATCGCCGCGCTCGCCACGAAGGGGCGTCAGCTCGCCCTGGACGCGATGAAGACGCGTGGCCCCTGGGTGCGTCAGGCCGCCGCCGACGCCCTCTCCGGCACGGACGCGGACGTCGTGACGTTCCTGCGCACCGGCTGGGACACGGCCAAGCAGCGCGAGACCCGTGATGCGGTCACCGAGCTGAGCACCAACAGCCCCTACGCCGGCGTCCGCACGGCCGCCACCACTGCTCTCACGGGCGACGACGAAACCGTCAGCGCCTTCTACACCACCGGCCAGTACACCGCCGGTGCGGTCGACATGGAAGTCGAGGTCTCCAAGCTCGTCAACGCCGGCGGCCCTGGGGTCCAGGAGGACGGCAAGGCCGCCCTCGCCGACGGCAGCGGCAAGGCACTCGCGGCCTTCCTCACGACCGGCCAGTACATCGCCCGCAACACCGACGAAGAAGTCGAGGCGTCCAAGCTGGTCAACGCCGGCGGACCGGAAGTCCGGTCAGCGGCGAAGGTGGCCCTGGCCGGTCCCGCCGCCGATCTGCACGACTTCATCGCCGTCGGGCAGTACATGGCCGACCGCAAGGACCAGCTCGCCGCCACCCATGTCGCACAGGTCACGGGGCTGATCGCCCAGGCCGACGCGATCTCCGCCACGGCACGGTCGAACGCCTGGCTGGCATCCCAGGCCGCGTTCGCCGCCAACGGCGCCGCCGACAAGGCACAGGACGCGGCCAACCGGGCCGCCGACTCCGCACGTGAGGCATCCGGCTACGCGCAGGACGCGGACGCCTCCGCCGACCAGGCGCAGATCAGTGCGAACAAGGCCGCTCAGTCCGCCACCACCGCACGCAACGCCGCAGCCGCCGCGGACCGGGACGCGGCGGCCGCCACCGAATCCGCAGCCCAGGCCCAGTGGTCCGCCACCTACGCCTACAACTCGGCTGCCTCGGCCGACAGTTCCGCTGCTCAGGCGCAGCAGTCCGCCCTCGACGCGGGCAAGAGCGCCGCTGACGCCAAGGCTGACGCCACGGCCGCCTGGAAGCGGACGGTCGACCTGCGCAAGCAGGAAGAGTCCGCGGCCCGCAAGGCGGCCGAAGAGGACCGGAAGAAGGACGCGGCAGCCAACAGAAAGCCCCGCTGCGTCCCCCGCTACCGGGAGGGCGGAGTCGACTACGAACTTCTGCGGTGTGTCGACGATGGCGGAGTCGTGGCCTCCGTCCCAGACGATCCCACCCTCACCGCCATCGCCTGGGTGCTCACCAATACTGACCTCCTGATCGAATGCCAGGAGAACCTGTCAGTCACGAACCTGAAGTGCGGCGAGTACCTCGCCATGATGTTCCCCGCCTTCGGCGAGGCCAGGGCCGTCAAGGGTCTCGCAGACCTCAAGCACTTCAAGGACGTCAAGAAAGTCGTCGAGGCCACCCGACTCGGGAAGATCGGCGAACTCGGGGAGGTGGTCCTCAAGGACGGGAAGCCGCTCGGCGTGGCCGACAGTCCGGGCGTGCAGATGATCACGCGGGACGAGATAGGGAAAGTGGCCGATGGCATCCGTGCGAAGCTCGGCGCCCCCGATCAGGTGACCCAGGTCCCAGGCAAGGGAACCGTCGAGGTGTGGAAGTTGGACGGCGGCAACGTCAACTACCGCAATTTCAGTAGTTCCGGTGGAGGCGGCGACACCACCATCGACCTGACCAAGGATCTGATAAAAGAGTTCGGTTTCAAGCGATATCACGCGAAGTAA
- a CDS encoding glutaredoxin domain-containing protein, which yields MLVLFQRETCPDCKPVRELLTRLQVSYININVPKPREERHELIRTTGSKFIPALVDGATVIPGRLRENADIIAYLKERFGDPDAVAPPATEAAGTARPEPVG from the coding sequence ATGCTCGTCCTGTTCCAGCGAGAGACCTGCCCGGACTGCAAGCCGGTGCGTGAACTGCTCACCAGGCTCCAGGTGTCCTACATCAACATCAACGTGCCCAAGCCCCGCGAGGAGCGGCACGAGCTGATCCGCACCACGGGCAGCAAGTTCATCCCGGCCCTGGTCGACGGGGCGACCGTGATACCGGGCAGGCTCCGGGAGAACGCGGACATCATCGCGTATCTCAAGGAGCGCTTCGGGGATCCGGACGCGGTGGCGCCACCGGCGACCGAGGCAGCCGGGACGGCCCGGCCGGAGCCCGTCGGATGA
- a CDS encoding YjbQ family protein — translation MIELTVESTGLNSHYDLTDRIAAALQEHGTGDGLAGVFAHGSTIGLTVMRYEPGAVQDLLRTLERVAPESPADGGRYLHELTTADPNGFSHLKSSLLGTSLLVPFRDGRLAMSPSHRVVLFDFDLKPATRRVFVDAPRPAAPAGHDTDVQSDVKEDSR, via the coding sequence GTGATCGAGCTGACGGTCGAGAGCACCGGCCTCAACTCCCACTACGACCTCACCGACCGGATCGCCGCCGCCCTCCAGGAACACGGCACGGGCGACGGGCTGGCCGGGGTCTTCGCGCACGGAAGCACCATCGGGCTCACCGTCATGCGCTACGAACCGGGCGCCGTACAGGACCTGTTGCGGACCCTGGAGCGCGTCGCGCCGGAGTCTCCCGCCGACGGCGGCCGGTATCTGCACGAGCTGACCACCGCCGACCCCAACGGCTTCTCCCACCTGAAGTCGTCGCTGCTCGGCACCAGCCTGCTCGTCCCCTTCCGGGACGGCCGCCTCGCCATGTCGCCGAGCCACCGCGTGGTGCTCTTCGACTTCGACCTCAAGCCCGCCACCCGCCGCGTCTTCGTCGACGCGCCCCGGCCCGCGGCCCCCGCCGGCCACGACACCGACGTACAGAGCGATGTGAAGGAGGACAGCCGGTGA
- a CDS encoding thiamine pyrophosphate-dependent enzyme, whose amino-acid sequence MLDIRDALGALLEREPSALTVSTCGYITRDLYNISDRPNHFYLVGSMGMAAPIGLGIALAHPGRRVLVLDGDGSYAMNPGCLPMIAEHRPNLVHAVLDNGAHESTGGQRTVAPGDWAAMALAAGYAAAYTVDGLDELAALDLTATPALVRIRCAPRTHPAGRRVELTPQQLVSRFRAELATAGAPARAGGAA is encoded by the coding sequence GTGCTGGACATCCGTGACGCCCTCGGGGCGCTGCTGGAGCGCGAGCCGTCCGCCCTGACGGTGAGCACCTGCGGCTACATCACCCGCGACCTGTACAACATCAGCGATCGCCCGAACCACTTCTACCTGGTCGGATCGATGGGGATGGCCGCCCCGATCGGCCTCGGCATCGCCCTCGCCCACCCCGGACGGCGGGTCCTGGTCCTGGACGGCGACGGCTCGTACGCCATGAATCCGGGCTGTCTGCCGATGATCGCCGAGCACCGGCCGAACCTGGTGCACGCCGTCCTCGACAACGGCGCCCACGAGAGCACCGGCGGCCAGCGCACCGTCGCCCCCGGCGACTGGGCGGCCATGGCCCTCGCGGCCGGTTACGCGGCCGCGTACACCGTGGACGGTCTCGACGAACTGGCCGCCCTGGACCTCACCGCCACACCCGCGCTGGTCCGTATCCGCTGCGCGCCCCGCACCCACCCGGCGGGCAGGCGCGTGGAACTGACACCGCAGCAGCTGGTGTCCCGCTTCCGTGCCGAACTGGCGACCGCCGGGGCGCCGGCCCGTGCGGGAGGAGCCGCGTGA
- a CDS encoding ATP-grasp domain-containing protein: MTSGQRVPATPRLAVIAGTPQLVGAAKELGVDTVFVHDAAEAAPAQAAEADTVLATDLADTDALHAALAPLHADRPFGRVLSLTERGLLPAAALAERLGTPGNSLHTVGLLQDKRRMRELLNARGIAPVRTAAPRTAADLAEFCRTTGGPVILKPATGTASQAVFRVAGPGDAEEIWQAFEAAGGTRPVAEEYLDGPEISVETFSCDGKHTVLAVTDKLVGPSFVETGHTLPSALPAPVLDEVAALVVTFLDAVGLIEGPAHTEVKVTGNGPRVLESHNRVGGDKIRELLRRAYGLDVVSLTAGCPLGLVPPPAEAPVARRGAAIRFLTPSPGTVRRITVPDLGDSTAEVRLDVAVGDGVGPVRRSGDRSGYVIADGTDAAEAARRCEQVAGRVLIETGE; encoded by the coding sequence ATGACATCCGGGCAGCGGGTGCCTGCGACACCGCGTCTCGCGGTGATCGCGGGCACCCCCCAACTGGTGGGCGCGGCAAAGGAGTTGGGGGTCGACACCGTCTTCGTGCACGACGCCGCCGAAGCCGCGCCCGCGCAGGCGGCGGAGGCCGACACGGTCCTCGCCACGGACCTGGCGGACACCGACGCCCTGCACGCGGCGCTGGCGCCGCTCCACGCGGACCGCCCCTTCGGCCGTGTGCTGTCCCTCACCGAGCGCGGTCTGCTGCCCGCGGCCGCCCTCGCCGAACGGCTCGGCACGCCCGGCAACTCCCTGCACACCGTGGGCCTGCTCCAGGACAAGCGGCGTATGCGGGAACTCCTCAACGCCCGCGGGATCGCCCCCGTACGCACCGCCGCACCGCGCACCGCCGCGGACCTCGCCGAGTTCTGCCGTACGACGGGCGGGCCCGTGATCCTCAAACCGGCCACCGGAACGGCCAGCCAGGCCGTGTTCCGGGTGGCCGGGCCGGGGGACGCGGAGGAGATCTGGCAGGCGTTCGAGGCGGCGGGCGGCACCCGGCCGGTCGCCGAGGAGTACCTCGACGGACCCGAGATCAGCGTGGAGACCTTCTCCTGCGACGGGAAGCACACCGTCCTCGCCGTGACCGACAAACTGGTCGGACCGTCCTTCGTGGAGACCGGCCACACCCTGCCCAGCGCCCTGCCGGCCCCGGTGCTGGACGAGGTCGCCGCCCTGGTGGTCACCTTCCTCGACGCGGTCGGCCTGATCGAGGGCCCCGCGCACACCGAGGTCAAGGTCACCGGGAACGGTCCGCGCGTCCTGGAGTCCCACAACCGCGTCGGCGGCGACAAGATCCGTGAACTGCTGCGCCGGGCCTACGGCCTGGACGTCGTAAGCCTCACGGCGGGCTGCCCGCTCGGCCTGGTGCCCCCGCCCGCCGAGGCGCCCGTCGCCCGCCGGGGAGCGGCGATCAGGTTCCTCACCCCGTCGCCCGGGACGGTCCGCAGGATCACCGTGCCCGACCTAGGCGACTCGACCGCCGAGGTCCGGCTGGACGTGGCGGTCGGTGACGGCGTCGGCCCGGTGCGCCGTTCCGGGGACCGGTCCGGCTACGTCATCGCCGACGGCACGGACGCCGCCGAGGCCGCCCGCCGCTGCGAGCAGGTGGCGGGCCGGGTGCTGATCGAGACGGGTGAGTGA
- a CDS encoding isocitrate lyase/phosphoenolpyruvate mutase family protein, with protein MTDNRPLQHDAGTGATPLSAAQRLRAALHAPRLARAMGAHNPLSARLAEEAGFDLVWASGLEISASAGVPDANILAMGDCLDAAADLSAAVDIPVLADCDSGFGNVNNVIHMVRSYEARGVAGVCIEDKQFPKLNSFIEGNQDLAPLDDFAGKIRAATETRTDMVVVARLEALISGQGMDEALRRADVYERAGADALLIHSKRKDPEEVFAFREAYRGDLPVIVVPTTYNQVTVEELERGGFAMAIYANQALRSSIRAMRDTLTKIMRDGTTHHVEGELVPVKEIFDLQRAPRMLEQQERYESLGRELAEAAQ; from the coding sequence ATGACCGACAACCGACCGCTTCAGCACGACGCCGGGACCGGCGCGACCCCCCTCAGCGCCGCCCAGCGGCTGCGCGCCGCGCTGCACGCCCCGCGGCTGGCCCGTGCCATGGGCGCGCACAACCCGCTCAGCGCACGGCTCGCCGAGGAGGCCGGCTTCGACCTCGTCTGGGCCAGCGGGCTGGAGATCTCCGCCTCGGCCGGCGTCCCGGACGCCAACATCCTCGCCATGGGCGACTGCCTCGACGCGGCGGCCGATCTGTCGGCGGCGGTGGACATCCCCGTCCTCGCGGACTGCGACTCGGGCTTCGGGAACGTCAACAACGTCATCCACATGGTGCGCTCCTACGAGGCACGCGGCGTGGCCGGCGTATGCATCGAGGACAAGCAGTTCCCCAAGCTCAACAGCTTCATCGAGGGCAACCAGGACCTCGCCCCGCTGGACGACTTCGCGGGCAAGATCCGGGCCGCCACGGAGACCCGTACCGACATGGTCGTCGTGGCCCGGCTGGAGGCGCTGATCTCCGGGCAGGGCATGGACGAGGCGCTGCGCCGGGCCGACGTCTACGAGCGCGCAGGCGCGGACGCCCTGCTCATCCACTCCAAGCGCAAGGACCCGGAGGAGGTCTTCGCCTTCCGTGAGGCCTACCGCGGCGACCTCCCGGTGATCGTCGTACCGACCACCTACAACCAGGTCACCGTCGAGGAGCTGGAGCGGGGCGGCTTCGCCATGGCGATCTACGCCAACCAGGCGCTGCGCAGCTCGATCCGGGCCATGCGGGACACCCTCACCAAGATCATGCGGGACGGCACCACCCACCATGTGGAGGGCGAACTCGTCCCGGTCAAGGAGATCTTCGACCTTCAGCGCGCTCCTCGGATGCTGGAACAGCAGGAGCGCTACGAGTCCCTGGGACGCGAGCTCGCGGAGGCAGCACAGTGA
- a CDS encoding alanine--glyoxylate aminotransferase family protein → MKLRLATPGPTEVPQRLLLAGAREIIHHRSTEMEQLIHEISGGLPPLFGTTAPVYTIASSGTGAMEAAVANCFTAGDEVLVVSNGYFGERFQAICRNYGLVVHVVESDWGTSADPARVAAAHREHPGIRGAFVVYSETSTGALNDVEAIGRIFRDTDVTVVVDAISGLLVHPLEMDAWGLDVVLAASHKGFMLPPGLAFIALSDKAWTAVERSGGPNYYWSFERLRQFYPMSSSSPAVSLLLALHESLKMLDEEGTEAFRARHATLGRAAERALLALGFSTFVKEPHRRSHVITSALAPEGIDTGQLLKTLSASYGLTMTGGQAHLKGRLIRVGHVGAADALDLSAVFGALEMALLDLGHRFTPGSGVGEIIRTFHEEGR, encoded by the coding sequence GTGAAGCTGCGGCTGGCCACACCCGGACCCACCGAAGTGCCCCAGCGCCTGCTGCTGGCCGGGGCCCGCGAGATCATCCACCACCGCTCCACCGAGATGGAGCAGCTGATCCACGAGATCAGCGGCGGTCTGCCCCCGCTGTTCGGCACCACCGCCCCCGTGTACACCATCGCCTCCTCCGGGACCGGCGCGATGGAGGCCGCGGTCGCCAACTGCTTCACCGCGGGCGACGAGGTCCTGGTCGTCTCCAACGGCTACTTCGGCGAACGCTTCCAGGCGATCTGCCGCAACTACGGCCTCGTCGTGCACGTCGTGGAGAGCGACTGGGGCACCAGCGCCGACCCCGCGCGGGTGGCCGCGGCCCACCGTGAACACCCCGGCATCCGGGGCGCGTTCGTCGTCTACAGCGAGACCTCCACCGGTGCGCTGAACGACGTGGAGGCCATCGGGCGGATCTTCCGGGACACCGACGTGACCGTGGTCGTCGACGCGATCAGCGGCCTGCTCGTCCATCCGCTGGAGATGGACGCGTGGGGCCTGGACGTGGTCCTCGCGGCTTCCCACAAGGGCTTCATGCTGCCCCCCGGGCTCGCCTTCATCGCCCTGTCCGACAAGGCGTGGACGGCGGTGGAGCGGTCCGGCGGGCCGAACTACTACTGGTCGTTCGAACGGCTGCGGCAGTTCTACCCGATGTCGTCCTCGTCCCCCGCGGTGTCGCTGCTGCTCGCCCTGCACGAGTCGCTGAAGATGCTGGACGAGGAGGGCACGGAAGCCTTCCGCGCCCGGCACGCGACCCTCGGCAGGGCGGCCGAACGCGCCCTGCTCGCCCTGGGGTTCAGCACCTTCGTCAAGGAACCGCACCGCCGCAGCCACGTCATCACCTCGGCGCTCGCCCCCGAGGGCATCGACACCGGGCAGCTGCTGAAGACGCTGTCCGCGTCCTACGGCCTCACCATGACCGGCGGCCAGGCCCACCTCAAGGGCCGGCTGATCCGGGTCGGACACGTGGGAGCGGCCGACGCGCTGGACCTGAGTGCCGTCTTCGGCGCCCTGGAGATGGCCCTGCTCGACCTCGGCCACCGGTTCACCCCGGGTTCCGGTGTCGGTGAGATCATCCGCACGTTCCACGAGGAAGGCCGCTGA
- a CDS encoding S1 family peptidase has translation MSGKRSRTAWAATLLTAVVSAAGALTGTTAQALDGDAAATGASSFTAKIDIGDGTRACTGTLINNQWMITAASCFADDPAQATSLPAGAPKLKSTATIGRTDLTTTTGEVRDITQLIPRTDRDLVLAKLSAPVYGLSFLHPATAAPVTGEALKGAGYGRTKDTWVPDTLHTAAFTTGAVETTALAIDGTPVCKGDTGAPVFRERNGRPELAAIATNSWQGGCLGTDETRTGAVASRVDDIRAWITENTASTLNTWNLQMVTETSTGLYHGMRNSNGDWTGFADVEKVAGSVTDVAYAADAAIKGKNYIFAVGGDSHLYMAARRATGGWDAFKDMNATLGAKTGLTRVAVTSTGPGLALVGLAGGKVYHATMDADETWSKWADASAKLGALANATQLTVSQTTGGNTNVGIVAGGKAYHGQRHEDGTWSAWGNVTQFAPGIGTVNGMAFAGIGEELQVVLTSTTGLNEHGIRDAEGHWSDFASLGTKLGSDTAVSVDAAAVSGEFQAAIVTTDGKIKHTLRHANGKWDAPEQVGGIPGTPATVALTGSAG, from the coding sequence ATGTCTGGCAAGCGTTCACGCACCGCGTGGGCCGCAACGCTGCTCACCGCAGTGGTCTCGGCCGCCGGAGCCCTCACCGGCACGACGGCACAAGCCCTCGACGGTGACGCCGCGGCGACTGGGGCGTCCAGCTTCACCGCGAAGATCGATATCGGTGACGGAACGCGCGCCTGCACGGGCACCCTCATCAACAACCAGTGGATGATCACCGCGGCGAGCTGCTTCGCCGACGACCCCGCCCAGGCCACCTCGCTGCCGGCCGGTGCGCCGAAGCTGAAGTCCACGGCCACCATCGGCCGCACCGATCTCACCACCACGACCGGTGAGGTCCGCGACATCACCCAGCTGATACCCCGCACCGACCGCGACCTGGTCCTCGCGAAGCTCTCCGCCCCGGTCTACGGCCTCTCCTTCCTGCACCCCGCCACCGCGGCACCCGTCACGGGCGAAGCCCTGAAGGGCGCCGGCTACGGGCGGACCAAGGACACCTGGGTGCCCGACACCCTGCACACCGCCGCCTTCACCACCGGTGCGGTCGAGACCACCGCACTCGCCATCGACGGCACCCCCGTCTGCAAGGGCGACACCGGTGCCCCCGTCTTCCGCGAGAGGAACGGCCGCCCCGAACTCGCCGCGATCGCCACCAACTCCTGGCAGGGCGGCTGCCTGGGTACGGACGAGACCCGCACCGGCGCCGTCGCCTCCCGCGTGGACGACATCCGCGCCTGGATCACCGAGAACACCGCCTCCACGCTCAACACGTGGAACCTCCAGATGGTCACCGAGACCAGCACCGGTCTCTATCACGGCATGCGGAACAGCAACGGCGACTGGACCGGCTTCGCCGACGTGGAGAAGGTCGCAGGGTCGGTCACCGACGTCGCCTACGCCGCGGACGCCGCGATCAAGGGCAAGAACTACATCTTCGCCGTCGGCGGCGACAGCCACCTCTACATGGCCGCCCGCCGGGCCACCGGTGGCTGGGACGCCTTCAAGGACATGAACGCCACCCTCGGTGCCAAGACCGGCCTGACCCGTGTCGCGGTCACCTCCACCGGCCCGGGCCTGGCCCTGGTCGGCCTCGCCGGCGGCAAGGTCTACCACGCCACCATGGACGCGGACGAGACCTGGTCGAAGTGGGCGGACGCCTCCGCCAAGCTCGGCGCCCTCGCCAACGCCACCCAGCTCACCGTCTCGCAGACCACCGGCGGCAACACCAACGTCGGGATCGTCGCCGGCGGCAAGGCCTACCACGGCCAGCGCCACGAGGACGGCACCTGGAGCGCCTGGGGCAACGTCACCCAGTTCGCCCCCGGCATCGGCACCGTGAACGGCATGGCCTTCGCCGGTATCGGTGAAGAGCTGCAGGTCGTTCTCACCAGCACCACCGGCCTCAACGAGCACGGCATCCGTGACGCCGAGGGCCACTGGAGCGACTTCGCGAGCCTCGGCACCAAGCTCGGCAGTGACACCGCTGTCTCCGTCGACGCCGCCGCCGTCTCCGGCGAGTTCCAAGCCGCCATCGTCACCACCGACGGCAAGATCAAGCACACCCTGCGCCACGCCAACGGCAAGTGGGATGCCCCCGAACAAGTCGGAGGCATCCCCGGCACCCCCGCCACCGTCGCCCTCACGGGCAGCGCCGGCTGA